In one window of Microbacterium dextranolyticum DNA:
- the dxs gene encoding 1-deoxy-D-xylulose-5-phosphate synthase: MSLLASITGPRDLDGLSSEQLEQLAQEVREFLVQNVSRTGGHLGPNLGVVELTIALHRVFDSPDDPFVFDTGHQSYVHKLLTGRQDFRDLRSRGGLAGYPQRSESPHDVVESSHASSSLSWADGISRALTRTGHADRHVVAVVGDGALTGGMTWEALNNISDDNDRNLVIVVNDNGRSYAPTIGGMARYLNRVRTTEGYENLRRGSDSFFRRLGPMGRAVYRGVRGGTHGFLSRFSNNVALYSNLDIKYLGPIDGHDLTVLEETLRLAKAHRAPVIVHVITEKGRGYEPARNDEADQFHAVGKIDPATGEPLGSSDAVAWTDVFSDALVAAGERRGDVIAITAAMLRPTGLQPFAQRFPDRVYDVGIAEQHAVASAAGLAFGGLHPVVAIYATFMNRAFDQVMMDVALHRAGVTFVLDRSGVTGPDGPSHHGVWDLAMLQLVPGIRIAVPRDEARLREEFDEAIEVADAPTVIRFPKGAVSAELPALERRADGTDVLWREGTEDVLLVGIGPMAALAVEVAERLRAQGIGATVIDPRWVVPVQSSVVELAACHRLVITIEDGIRVGGVGTRVRQVLRENGVDTAVDELGLPDEFIDHATREQILEDAGLTATKIAHDVVAQVLGTRIPVARPSADTGAIWAVSERDGEPQER, from the coding sequence ATGAGCCTGCTCGCCTCGATCACCGGTCCGCGCGACCTCGACGGACTCTCGTCGGAGCAGCTCGAGCAGCTCGCGCAGGAGGTGCGCGAATTCCTCGTGCAGAACGTGTCGCGCACGGGAGGCCATCTCGGCCCGAATCTCGGCGTCGTCGAACTGACGATCGCGCTGCATCGCGTCTTCGACTCGCCGGACGACCCGTTCGTGTTCGACACCGGCCATCAGTCCTACGTGCACAAGCTCCTCACGGGGCGCCAGGACTTCCGCGACCTGCGTTCGCGGGGAGGCCTGGCGGGGTACCCGCAGCGTTCCGAGAGCCCGCACGACGTCGTCGAGTCCTCGCACGCGTCCAGCTCGTTGAGCTGGGCCGACGGGATCTCGCGCGCGCTCACCCGCACCGGCCACGCGGACCGTCACGTCGTGGCGGTCGTCGGTGACGGCGCTCTCACCGGTGGCATGACCTGGGAGGCGCTCAACAACATCTCCGACGACAACGATCGCAACCTGGTGATCGTCGTCAACGACAACGGGCGTTCCTATGCACCGACCATCGGCGGCATGGCGCGCTACCTCAACCGTGTGCGCACGACCGAGGGGTACGAGAACCTGCGCCGCGGGTCCGATTCGTTCTTCCGCCGCCTCGGCCCGATGGGGCGGGCCGTCTATCGCGGCGTGCGTGGCGGCACGCATGGATTCCTGTCGCGGTTCTCCAACAACGTCGCGCTGTACTCGAACCTCGACATCAAGTATCTCGGTCCGATCGACGGCCACGACCTGACCGTCCTCGAAGAGACCCTTCGACTCGCGAAGGCCCACCGCGCTCCGGTGATCGTGCACGTCATCACCGAGAAGGGGCGCGGCTACGAGCCGGCCCGCAACGATGAGGCCGATCAGTTCCATGCGGTCGGGAAGATCGATCCCGCCACGGGCGAACCGCTCGGCTCATCCGACGCCGTGGCCTGGACGGATGTCTTCTCCGACGCCCTCGTGGCCGCCGGCGAACGGCGGGGCGACGTCATCGCCATCACTGCGGCGATGTTGCGCCCGACCGGACTGCAGCCGTTCGCGCAGCGATTCCCCGATCGCGTCTACGACGTCGGCATCGCGGAGCAGCACGCCGTCGCATCTGCCGCAGGGCTCGCGTTCGGCGGCCTGCACCCCGTCGTCGCCATCTACGCCACCTTCATGAACCGCGCGTTCGACCAGGTGATGATGGACGTCGCCCTGCATCGGGCCGGCGTCACATTCGTGCTCGACCGGTCCGGCGTCACCGGACCCGACGGCCCCAGCCATCACGGTGTGTGGGACCTTGCAATGCTGCAGCTGGTGCCCGGAATCCGCATCGCCGTTCCTCGCGACGAGGCCCGGTTGCGCGAGGAGTTCGACGAGGCCATCGAGGTCGCCGATGCCCCGACCGTCATCCGGTTCCCCAAGGGGGCCGTGTCTGCCGAGCTGCCGGCGTTGGAAAGGCGAGCCGACGGCACCGACGTGCTGTGGCGGGAGGGTACCGAGGATGTCCTCCTCGTCGGGATCGGTCCGATGGCCGCCCTCGCCGTCGAAGTCGCGGAGCGTCTGCGGGCGCAGGGGATCGGCGCCACGGTGATCGACCCCCGGTGGGTCGTGCCGGTGCAGTCGAGCGTGGTCGAGCTGGCGGCGTGCCACCGCCTGGTGATCACGATCGAGGACGGCATCCGGGTGGGCGGCGTCGGCACGCGCGTGCGTCAGGTACTGCGCGAGAACGGCGTCGACACGGCGGTGGACGAACTGGGTCTTCCCGACGAGTTCATCGACCACGCCACGCGAGAGCAGATTCTGGAGGACGCGGGTCTCACGGCGACGAAGATCGCGCACGACGTCGTCGCGCAGGTCCTCGGCACGCGCATCCCGGTTGCGCGCCCGTCCGCCGACACCGGTGCGATCTGGGCCGTGTCCGAGCGCGACGGCGAGCCGCAGGAGCGCTGA
- the pepN gene encoding aminopeptidase N produces MSSANLTRDETAARAAGIQLETVEVDLDVRGALTDLSFATSSTFTLRSSTTETWIDFIGESVDEVVVDGVARAVEWDGARVRITGLVPNMDHVAVVTIRGRGLYSTSGEGLHRFRDPADGETYLYTQYEPADCRRVYPCFEQPDLKARWRMSVSAPESWAVLSNGAEIARVGVEGGVRVSFAETSPLSGYITAVATGPYHRVDGVWDGPDGPVDLGVLCRASLARYLDADEILDVTRRGLTFFSESFGVTYPWGKYDQIFVPEINVGAMENPGLVTFTEHYVFRGAATAAQHEGRANTILHEMAHMWFGDLVTMRWWDDLWLKESFADYMGAHAAVAAGGFPDAWVTFASRRKGWAYVQDQLPTTHPIVADIPDLEAAKLNFDGITYAKGASVLKQLVAFVGEDAFFRGARHYFAAHAYGNTTLPDLLAALEEASGRDLAPWASAWLQTSGVSDLSVERVRGGEVELVRTDPRPDHVVVGLFASDGGRLLRRGELEADGVDARMRLAAEVPDGIALVLPNVDDRTYAKVHLDECSIVAVEEQLSTIDDAVARAVVFASLWNATRDGLLAVTRYLDAVVRHAPAEDNVALLGDALAHADAAISRYAQEQTRSVLARRWLDVAWQALQTATPGSDAQLAWARAVGAAAERDDARADELWGMLRGEHPVPVGLALDPELRWIWLTALAATGHATAVDIDTELALDPSSHGEIAHRTAMASRPDADVRAAAWQEAWADITLSNDHLDAVIAGVRAGGRRDLVAPFDADYFARIRPAWTERSIEIARRLVIGLFPASESLDLVDAWLETHADAPAALRRLVLEQRDGLARDLRVRAAQPSL; encoded by the coding sequence GTGAGCTCTGCGAACCTGACCCGTGACGAAACGGCGGCGCGAGCCGCCGGCATCCAGCTCGAGACCGTCGAGGTCGATCTCGATGTGCGAGGGGCTCTGACGGATCTCTCCTTCGCCACATCCTCTACGTTCACCCTGCGCTCATCCACGACGGAGACCTGGATCGACTTCATCGGAGAGTCGGTCGACGAGGTCGTGGTCGACGGCGTCGCGCGTGCTGTTGAGTGGGACGGCGCGCGGGTCCGGATCACCGGGCTCGTGCCGAACATGGATCATGTCGCCGTCGTGACGATTCGTGGCCGCGGGCTCTACAGCACGTCGGGCGAAGGGCTGCACCGGTTCCGCGACCCCGCCGACGGCGAGACGTACCTGTACACGCAGTACGAGCCCGCCGATTGCCGTCGCGTCTACCCGTGCTTCGAGCAGCCCGACCTCAAGGCTCGCTGGCGAATGAGTGTGTCGGCCCCGGAGAGCTGGGCCGTGCTGTCGAACGGTGCGGAGATCGCTCGTGTCGGCGTCGAGGGCGGGGTCCGCGTGTCCTTCGCCGAGACGTCACCGTTGTCGGGCTACATCACGGCGGTCGCCACGGGTCCCTACCATCGGGTCGACGGCGTCTGGGACGGCCCTGACGGTCCCGTGGACCTCGGCGTCCTGTGCCGGGCATCGCTGGCCCGTTACCTCGACGCGGACGAGATCCTCGACGTCACACGGCGAGGGCTGACCTTCTTCTCCGAATCTTTCGGTGTCACCTACCCGTGGGGGAAGTACGACCAGATCTTCGTTCCCGAGATCAACGTCGGCGCCATGGAGAACCCGGGCCTCGTCACCTTCACCGAGCATTACGTCTTCCGCGGGGCGGCGACGGCGGCGCAGCACGAGGGGCGTGCGAACACGATTCTGCACGAGATGGCGCACATGTGGTTCGGCGACCTCGTGACGATGCGATGGTGGGATGACCTGTGGCTCAAGGAGTCGTTCGCCGACTACATGGGCGCGCACGCGGCGGTCGCTGCCGGAGGGTTCCCGGATGCCTGGGTGACGTTCGCGAGTCGACGCAAGGGATGGGCGTACGTTCAGGACCAGTTGCCCACGACGCATCCGATCGTCGCCGACATCCCCGATCTCGAAGCGGCCAAGCTCAACTTCGACGGGATCACGTACGCGAAGGGCGCGTCGGTGCTCAAACAACTCGTCGCGTTCGTCGGCGAGGACGCCTTCTTCCGCGGTGCCCGGCACTACTTCGCCGCGCACGCATACGGCAACACGACCCTTCCCGATCTGCTCGCGGCGCTCGAGGAGGCCTCGGGCCGTGACCTGGCGCCGTGGGCCTCAGCCTGGCTGCAGACATCCGGTGTCTCGGATCTCTCCGTCGAGCGTGTACGCGGCGGGGAAGTCGAGCTCGTGCGGACCGATCCACGGCCCGATCATGTCGTGGTGGGCCTGTTCGCGTCGGACGGCGGACGCCTCCTTCGCCGAGGCGAGCTCGAGGCGGACGGCGTCGACGCCCGCATGCGGCTGGCGGCAGAAGTGCCCGACGGGATCGCACTGGTCCTGCCGAACGTCGACGACCGCACCTATGCCAAGGTCCATCTCGACGAGTGCTCGATCGTCGCCGTCGAGGAACAGCTGTCGACGATCGACGACGCCGTCGCGCGCGCCGTGGTGTTCGCCTCGTTGTGGAATGCGACGCGCGACGGTCTGCTGGCGGTGACGCGGTATCTCGACGCCGTCGTCCGACATGCTCCGGCCGAAGACAACGTCGCGCTTCTCGGCGATGCGCTCGCACACGCGGACGCCGCGATCAGCCGGTATGCACAGGAGCAGACCCGCTCGGTCCTCGCGCGGCGATGGCTCGATGTCGCCTGGCAGGCGCTGCAGACCGCGACGCCCGGATCCGACGCACAGCTCGCGTGGGCGCGAGCTGTGGGCGCGGCCGCGGAGCGCGACGATGCCCGGGCCGACGAGCTGTGGGGGATGCTGCGGGGGGAGCATCCGGTGCCTGTCGGACTCGCCCTCGACCCGGAGCTGCGATGGATCTGGCTGACCGCTCTCGCGGCGACGGGGCATGCGACGGCCGTGGACATCGATACCGAACTCGCGCTCGATCCGTCGTCGCACGGCGAGATCGCGCATCGCACCGCGATGGCCTCGCGTCCGGACGCAGACGTGCGTGCTGCCGCCTGGCAGGAGGCGTGGGCCGACATCACCCTGTCCAACGATCACTTGGATGCCGTCATCGCGGGCGTCCGCGCGGGTGGGCGGCGAGACCTCGTGGCGCCCTTCGACGCGGACTACTTCGCCCGGATCCGCCCCGCCTGGACGGAGCGCAGCATCGAGATCGCACGTCGCCTCGTGATCGGCCTGTTCCCGGCATCCGAGTCGCTCGATCTCGTCGACGCGTGGCTGGAGACCCACGCCGATGCCCCTGCCGCCCTGCGGCGACTCGTGCTCGAACAGCGCGATGGACTCGCGCGTGATCTGCGCGTGCGGGCGGCTCAGCCCTCGCTCTGA
- a CDS encoding TetR family transcriptional regulator codes for MFSSATSAGKTAKSERTRAHVRDLALRSFRERGYDATTIRRIATEAGISVGTTNYHFASKADLVQELYLDVQQQHRSAAEPLLAESSDLIDRLRIVYTTGLDQLGPYHAHAAEFVSAALAPRSGINPLAAESSFARDVTEGLFADAVAGARNAPPGPVTAELPRVLFLAHLLLAMYWVYDESPDQERTRRLLDRGLALLKLALPLARLPLLRRPLAELLATAGEIRP; via the coding sequence ATGTTCAGTTCAGCGACGAGTGCCGGCAAGACCGCGAAGAGCGAGCGCACGCGTGCCCATGTGCGCGACCTCGCGCTGCGCTCGTTCCGCGAACGCGGGTACGACGCCACGACCATCCGGCGGATCGCAACCGAAGCGGGGATCTCGGTCGGCACGACGAACTATCACTTCGCATCGAAAGCCGACCTCGTGCAAGAGCTGTACCTCGACGTGCAGCAACAGCACCGGAGTGCCGCGGAACCGCTACTGGCGGAGTCGAGCGATCTCATCGACCGACTCCGGATCGTCTACACGACCGGACTGGATCAACTGGGCCCCTACCACGCACACGCGGCGGAGTTCGTCTCGGCTGCGCTCGCTCCGCGGTCGGGCATCAATCCCCTGGCGGCCGAGTCGTCGTTCGCCCGCGACGTGACCGAAGGGCTCTTCGCCGATGCGGTCGCCGGCGCTCGGAACGCGCCGCCCGGTCCTGTCACCGCGGAGCTTCCGCGCGTGCTCTTCCTCGCCCATCTGCTGCTGGCGATGTACTGGGTGTACGACGAGTCCCCCGATCAGGAGCGAACGCGCCGGCTGCTCGACCGCGGACTGGCACTTCTGAAACTCGCGCTCCCTCTGGCCCGTCTGCCGCTGCTGCGACGCCCGCTGGCAGAGCTTCTCGCGACCGCCGGTGAGATCCGGCCATGA
- a CDS encoding 3-hydroxyacyl-CoA dehydrogenase NAD-binding domain-containing protein, whose amino-acid sequence MTNYDEIDFSPLTALTDGEVVTHARVRDVRLASGKVLALITLDNGRDHTRPNTLGPATMTALGETLDALAARAGAGEIDAVALTGKQYILAAGADLSDITRVGSKANAKLVAQLGHKVFGKLGSLGVPSFAFVNGLALGGGLEIGLNSDYRTVDASAAAIALPEVFLGIIPGWGGAYLLPNLIGIENALEVVISNPLKQNRMLKPQQAYDLGIMDAIFPAANFLEDSLRWADGVLTGAVKVERKNQPGKIERTMKWPVAIKMARGMLESKIGTVPRSPYVALDLLDKARSGTKEDGFAREDEALSDLVTGDQFAASMYAFDLVQKRAKRPVGAPDKTLATKVTKIGIIGAGLMASQFALLFVRKLKVPVLITDLDQARVDKGVAYIHDEIGTLEAKGRLDSDTANQLRALVTGTTDKGLYADCDFVIEAVFEEVGVKQAVFAEIEQIVSPDAILATNTSSLSVEEIGATLAHPERLVGFHFFNPVAVMPLIEIVKTPVTTEAALSTAFVVAKGLGKNAVLTADAPGFVVNRLLAKVMGEAARAVYEGTPVVEVEKAFAPLGLPMGPFQLIDLVGWKVAAHVQDTMAHAFPDRFYANENFHALAALSAVVEKDRGGRVTGFTKDAQKTIKGHVGTSPASADTILRRVQDGLATEIKLMLDEGVVPEVEDIDLCLILGAGWPFIDGGASPYLDREGASERAFGDTFHHPPVRGIGG is encoded by the coding sequence ATGACGAACTACGACGAGATCGACTTCTCCCCCCTCACCGCACTCACGGACGGTGAGGTCGTCACCCACGCACGCGTGCGCGACGTGCGCCTGGCCTCGGGCAAGGTCCTCGCCCTGATCACGCTCGACAACGGCCGCGACCACACGCGCCCGAACACGCTGGGTCCCGCGACGATGACAGCGCTCGGCGAGACCCTCGACGCCCTCGCGGCCCGGGCAGGCGCCGGCGAGATCGACGCGGTCGCCCTCACGGGCAAGCAGTACATCCTCGCCGCCGGGGCAGATCTGAGCGACATCACCCGCGTGGGTTCCAAGGCCAACGCGAAGCTGGTCGCCCAGCTCGGCCACAAGGTGTTCGGCAAGCTCGGATCGTTGGGCGTCCCCTCCTTCGCCTTCGTGAACGGCCTCGCCCTCGGCGGCGGTCTCGAGATCGGTCTGAACTCCGACTACCGCACGGTGGACGCCTCCGCCGCCGCCATCGCGCTCCCCGAGGTGTTCCTCGGCATCATCCCGGGGTGGGGAGGCGCGTACCTGCTGCCGAACCTCATCGGGATCGAGAACGCGCTCGAGGTCGTGATCTCCAATCCGCTGAAGCAGAACCGCATGCTGAAGCCGCAGCAGGCCTACGACCTCGGCATCATGGACGCGATCTTCCCCGCCGCGAACTTCCTCGAGGACTCGCTGCGATGGGCCGATGGCGTCCTCACCGGCGCGGTGAAGGTCGAGCGCAAGAACCAACCCGGCAAGATCGAGCGCACGATGAAGTGGCCGGTGGCGATCAAAATGGCCCGCGGCATGCTGGAATCCAAGATCGGCACGGTTCCGCGCTCCCCCTACGTCGCTCTCGATCTGCTCGACAAGGCGCGCAGCGGCACGAAGGAGGACGGCTTCGCCCGCGAGGACGAGGCACTGTCCGACCTCGTGACGGGCGATCAGTTCGCGGCATCCATGTACGCCTTCGACCTCGTGCAGAAGCGCGCGAAGCGCCCCGTAGGAGCTCCCGACAAGACCCTGGCCACGAAGGTCACGAAGATCGGCATCATCGGTGCGGGGCTCATGGCCAGCCAGTTCGCGCTGCTCTTCGTGCGCAAGCTCAAGGTGCCCGTGCTGATCACCGACCTCGATCAGGCGCGCGTCGACAAGGGCGTCGCGTACATCCATGACGAGATCGGCACGCTCGAGGCGAAGGGCCGCCTCGACAGCGACACGGCGAACCAGCTCCGGGCGCTCGTCACGGGAACGACGGACAAGGGTCTCTACGCAGACTGCGATTTCGTCATCGAGGCGGTCTTCGAAGAGGTCGGCGTCAAGCAGGCCGTGTTCGCCGAGATCGAGCAGATCGTCTCACCGGACGCCATTCTGGCGACCAACACCTCGTCGCTCTCGGTCGAGGAGATCGGCGCGACGCTCGCACACCCGGAGCGGCTCGTCGGCTTCCACTTCTTCAACCCCGTCGCGGTCATGCCTCTGATCGAGATCGTGAAGACTCCCGTGACGACCGAGGCGGCGCTGTCGACGGCCTTCGTCGTCGCGAAGGGGCTCGGCAAGAACGCCGTTCTGACCGCCGACGCTCCCGGCTTCGTCGTGAACCGCCTGCTCGCCAAGGTCATGGGCGAGGCCGCACGCGCCGTCTACGAGGGCACTCCCGTGGTCGAGGTCGAGAAGGCCTTCGCACCGCTCGGCCTGCCGATGGGTCCCTTCCAGCTGATCGACCTCGTCGGCTGGAAGGTCGCGGCGCACGTGCAGGACACGATGGCGCACGCGTTCCCCGACCGGTTCTACGCGAACGAGAACTTCCACGCGCTGGCGGCGCTGTCGGCCGTCGTCGAGAAGGACAGGGGCGGTCGCGTCACGGGCTTCACGAAGGACGCCCAGAAGACCATCAAGGGGCACGTCGGCACGTCCCCGGCCTCCGCCGACACGATCCTGCGACGCGTGCAGGACGGTCTGGCCACCGAGATCAAGCTGATGCTCGACGAGGGGGTCGTCCCCGAGGTCGAGGACATCGATCTGTGCCTCATCCTCGGAGCCGGCTGGCCGTTCATCGACGGCGGTGCGTCGCCCTACCTCGACCGCGAGGGCGCGTCCGAGCGCGCCTTCGGCGACACCTTCCACCACCCGCCCGTCCGCGGCATCGGGGGCTGA
- a CDS encoding thiolase family protein, whose product MAEISDVYFIDGMRTPFGRAGEKGMYWNTRADDLAVKATIGLMERNADVPAERIDDVAIAATSQTGEQGLTLGRSVAILAGLPQTVPGFAIDRMCAGAMTSVAMMGASIGSGMYDVALAGGVEHMGHYPIGGNTDPNPRFVAERMVDPGALNMGVTAERIFDRFPQLTKERSDRFGMLSQHKAQAAYDAGRFQPDLVSVAIKDAEGSWGLATEDEGRRPQTTMADLAALKTPFRPHGRVTAGTSSPLTDGATMSLVAGGHAVKEFGLKPKMRMVSFAFAGVQPEIMGIGPIPSTEKALKKAGLRIEDIGLFELNEAFAVQVLSLLDHFGIADDDPRVNPWGGAIALGHPLAASGVRLMIQLAAQFAERPDVRYGLTAMCVGLGQGGSVIWENPHYAGKKR is encoded by the coding sequence GTGGCCGAGATCTCCGACGTCTACTTCATCGACGGCATGCGCACCCCGTTCGGGCGTGCCGGCGAGAAGGGCATGTACTGGAACACCCGCGCCGACGATCTCGCCGTCAAGGCGACCATCGGACTGATGGAACGCAACGCCGACGTGCCGGCGGAGCGCATCGACGACGTCGCGATCGCCGCGACCAGCCAGACCGGCGAACAGGGCCTCACTCTGGGCAGATCCGTCGCGATCCTCGCCGGTCTGCCGCAGACGGTGCCGGGCTTCGCGATCGACCGCATGTGCGCCGGCGCCATGACGAGCGTCGCGATGATGGGTGCATCGATCGGCTCCGGGATGTACGACGTGGCGCTCGCCGGTGGCGTCGAGCACATGGGCCACTACCCCATCGGCGGGAACACCGATCCCAACCCGCGCTTCGTCGCCGAGAGAATGGTCGATCCGGGCGCGCTCAACATGGGCGTCACGGCCGAGCGCATCTTCGATCGCTTCCCCCAGCTGACGAAGGAGCGCTCCGACCGCTTCGGCATGCTGAGCCAGCACAAGGCCCAGGCCGCGTACGACGCAGGACGCTTCCAGCCCGACCTCGTGTCCGTGGCGATCAAGGATGCCGAGGGGAGCTGGGGCCTCGCGACAGAGGACGAGGGCCGCCGCCCCCAGACCACCATGGCCGACCTCGCCGCACTGAAGACACCCTTCCGCCCGCACGGCCGGGTGACGGCCGGCACATCGTCGCCTCTCACCGACGGCGCGACGATGTCGCTGGTCGCCGGCGGTCACGCCGTCAAGGAGTTCGGGCTGAAGCCGAAGATGCGGATGGTCTCGTTCGCGTTCGCCGGGGTGCAGCCGGAGATCATGGGCATCGGCCCGATCCCCTCGACCGAGAAGGCGCTGAAGAAGGCCGGGCTGCGGATCGAGGACATCGGTCTGTTCGAGCTCAACGAGGCGTTCGCTGTACAGGTCCTGTCGCTTCTCGACCATTTCGGCATCGCCGACGACGATCCGCGAGTGAACCCCTGGGGCGGCGCGATCGCGCTCGGACACCCGCTCGCTGCCTCGGGCGTGCGCCTCATGATCCAGCTCGCGGCCCAGTTCGCCGAGCGTCCCGACGTCCGCTACGGCCTCACCGCCATGTGCGTCGGTCTCGGGCAGGGCGGATCCGTCATCTGGGAGAACCCCCACTACGCCGGCAAGAAGCGCTGA
- a CDS encoding HRDC domain-containing protein: protein MAEYDVIADGPGLIDAARVLADGTGPVAVDVERASGFRYSQRAYLVQVFRRGAGVFLFDPPAIGDMSALQSAIGDEKWILHAASQDLPSLRELHLDPPSLFDTELASRLLGHERVGLGAVVEDTLGITLAKAHSAADWSTRPLPQPWLEYAALDVLHLVDVYDALVVELAEQGKTEFAEQEFETVRTRPDKPAREDPWRRLSGLHTVRGRRALAVARSLWQAREDFAREQDTAPGRLVPDRSLVAAVLADPATKQDLSRVREFTGRASRTQLDRWWAAIEAGRSDPVLPVERVPGDGMPPVRAWADRNPAADARLKAARPLVEQLAADLRMPTENLLTPDTLRRIAWMPPSDIDEASIGDALADHGARPWQVDLTAPVIARAFVDSVHPPAGASGDAS from the coding sequence GTGGCTGAGTACGACGTCATCGCCGATGGTCCGGGGCTCATCGACGCCGCGCGAGTGCTCGCAGACGGCACGGGTCCGGTTGCCGTGGACGTCGAGCGCGCATCGGGGTTCCGCTATTCCCAGCGCGCGTACCTCGTGCAGGTCTTCCGGCGGGGCGCCGGCGTCTTCTTGTTCGACCCGCCCGCGATCGGCGACATGAGTGCGCTGCAGTCGGCCATCGGCGACGAGAAGTGGATCCTGCACGCGGCCAGTCAGGACCTGCCGTCGCTGCGCGAACTGCACCTCGACCCGCCGTCGCTGTTCGACACCGAGCTCGCCTCGCGGCTGCTCGGGCACGAGCGCGTGGGGCTCGGCGCGGTCGTGGAGGATACCCTCGGGATCACCCTCGCCAAGGCGCACTCGGCTGCAGACTGGTCCACGCGGCCCCTGCCGCAGCCCTGGCTCGAATACGCGGCGCTCGATGTGCTGCATCTCGTCGATGTCTACGACGCCCTCGTCGTCGAGCTCGCGGAGCAGGGCAAGACCGAGTTCGCCGAGCAGGAGTTCGAGACCGTGCGCACGCGGCCCGACAAGCCCGCCCGCGAGGATCCGTGGCGCCGACTCAGCGGTCTGCACACGGTCCGCGGGCGTCGAGCGCTCGCCGTGGCGCGCTCGCTGTGGCAGGCGCGCGAAGACTTCGCCCGCGAGCAGGACACCGCTCCGGGGCGCCTCGTGCCCGACCGATCCCTTGTGGCCGCCGTGCTGGCCGATCCCGCGACGAAGCAGGATCTGTCTCGCGTCCGCGAATTCACCGGACGCGCCAGCCGCACACAACTCGACCGCTGGTGGGCCGCTATCGAGGCCGGCCGAAGCGATCCGGTGCTTCCCGTCGAGCGTGTGCCCGGCGACGGGATGCCTCCGGTGCGCGCCTGGGCCGACCGCAACCCCGCCGCAGACGCTCGTCTCAAAGCGGCCCGACCGCTCGTCGAGCAGCTGGCCGCCGATCTGCGGATGCCGACGGAGAATCTCCTGACGCCCGATACCCTGCGACGCATCGCGTGGATGCCGCCGAGTGACATCGACGAGGCATCCATCGGCGACGCACTGGCCGATCACGGAGCGCGGCCGTGGCAGGTCGACCTCACCGCACCGGTGATCGCACGCGCCTTTGTCGATTCCGTGCACCCGCCCGCGGGAGCGTCCGGCGACGCCTCGTAG
- a CDS encoding DUF3000 domain-containing protein: MDEPRPPAAPSTFAGIADALRALPFRNDFTVREIAAPSSLAPDAFAVAGDVRPSEAGVDSELGTGRFILLHDPSEPDAWSGPWRIVCFAQAPLEPEIGTDPLLADVAWSWLLDALDARGARFHAVSGTATKTLSKGFGGLADDGDGAQIELRASWSPAGDLTDHLMAWAELVCMLAGLPPGSEGIAVFGAQRKPRG; this comes from the coding sequence GTGGATGAACCCCGTCCGCCGGCCGCCCCCTCGACGTTCGCCGGCATCGCCGATGCGCTGCGCGCTCTCCCGTTCCGCAATGACTTCACCGTCCGCGAGATCGCCGCACCCTCATCCCTCGCCCCCGATGCGTTCGCCGTCGCCGGCGATGTGCGTCCGAGCGAAGCCGGCGTCGATTCCGAGCTCGGTACCGGGCGCTTCATCCTGCTGCACGATCCCTCGGAACCGGATGCATGGTCGGGGCCATGGCGTATCGTCTGTTTCGCGCAGGCTCCGCTCGAGCCCGAGATCGGCACCGATCCGCTCCTGGCGGACGTGGCGTGGTCCTGGTTGCTGGACGCACTGGATGCCCGCGGTGCACGATTCCACGCGGTATCCGGAACGGCGACCAAGACGCTGTCGAAGGGGTTCGGCGGTCTCGCCGACGACGGGGACGGCGCCCAGATCGAATTGCGTGCGTCGTGGTCGCCGGCCGGCGACCTCACGGATCACCTGATGGCGTGGGCAGAATTGGTATGCATGCTGGCGGGACTTCCGCCGGGTTCGGAAGGGATCGCCGTGTTCGGAGCGCAGAGGAAGCCGCGTGGCTGA